The Blastocatellia bacterium genomic interval TCAGCCGGCCAATTTAACACCCTGGCTGCGGCGTTGAAGGCCGCCGGATTGGTTGAGACGCTCAAAGGCAAAGGTCCGTTCACGGTCTTTGCGCCGACCGATGAAGCGTTTGCCAAGTTGCCGGCTGGCACGCTAGACGATTTGCTGAAGCCGGAAAACAAGGACAAGTTGACGGCGATCTTGACCTACCATGTGGTGCCGGGCCGCGTGCTGGCAGCCGATGTCGTCAAACTGAAAACAGCCAAGACGGTCAACGGACAATCGGTCAAGATTAAGACGGCCAAGGGCGGTGTGATGGTGGACAACGCCAATGTCGTGAAGACCGACATCGTTGCCAGCAATG includes:
- a CDS encoding fasciclin domain-containing protein produces the protein MKLHKLTHFISMSALALILTLTSFPTVSADNHSTMNNKDIVDTAVSAGQFNTLAAALKAAGLVETLKGKGPFTVFAPTDEAFAKLPAGTLDDLLKPENKDKLTAILTYHVVPGRVLAADVVKLKTAKTVNGQSVKIKTAKGGVMVDNANVVKTDIVASNGVIHVIDSVILPK